Proteins co-encoded in one Quercus robur chromosome 8, dhQueRobu3.1, whole genome shotgun sequence genomic window:
- the LOC126694927 gene encoding PAP-specific phosphatase HAL2-like, whose protein sequence is MEGDKYYEELGVAVRVVHLACSLCQRVQEGLVSMSSDQVKSKDDDSPVTVADWGVQATVSWILSEIFGGQNVSIVAEEDVQTLSKVDSAGLLETVVNTVNECLAEAPNYGLPRPDNVLGTSQILETISRCNSTGGPTGRHWILDPVDGTLGFVRKDQYAIALALMEDGELILGVLGCPNYPMKKEWLNYHHEYYQSMSQMSPPASDSREKGCVMYARKGTGEAWMQPLVHQQNKLEWPNSARLICVSSIDDPALATFCESVQKANSNHSFTAGVAHSAGLRKQPLRVYSMVKYAAIARGDAEIFMKFARSGYKEKIWDHAAGVVIIEEAGGVVTDAGGRPLDFSKGVYLEGLDRGIIACSGATLHEKIIGAVYASWDSSNL, encoded by the exons ATGGAGGGTGACAAGTACTATGAAGAACTGGGTGTGGCGGTTAGAGTGGTCCACTTGGCGTGCTCTCTGTGTCAGAGAGTGCAAGAAGGGTTGGTTTCTATGAGCAGTGACCAGGTTAAATCCAAGGACGATGATTCTCCTGTTACTGTTGCAG ATTGGGGTGTCCAAGCAACTGTAAGCTGGATACTGTCAGAAATCTTTGGGGGTCAGAATGTCTCCATTGTTGCTGAAGAAGATGTCCAAACTCTTTCTAAGGTTGACTCGGCAGGTTTGTTGGAAACAGTGGTGAACACTGTTAATGAATGCTTAGCTGAAGCACCCAATTATGGTCTTCCAAGACCAGACAACGTCCTTGGAACTTCACAAATTCTAGAGACCATCAGCCGGTGCAACTCAACTGGGGGCCCCACAGGAAGACATTGGATACTTGACCCCGTTGATGGCACATTAGGGTTTGTACGGAAGGATCAATATGCCATAGCTTTAGCCTTGATGGAGGATGGAGAACTTATTCTCGGCGTACTTGGATGCCCAAATTATCCAATGAAGAAAGAATGGTTAAATTATCATCACGAATACTATCAATCTATGTCCCAGATGTCTCCACCTGCTTCTGATTCAAGGGAAAAGGGATGTGTGATGTATGCAAGGAAAGGCACTGGTGAGGCATGGATGCAACCATTAGTCCATCAACAGAACAAGCTCGAATGGCCAAACTCTGCTAGACTGATTTGCGTGTCTTCCATTGATGATCCAGCATTGGCGACGTTTTGTGAGTCTGTGCAGAAGGCGAATTCAAACCATTCCTTCACAGCAGGAGTTGCTCACAGTGCAGGGCTTAG AAAGCAGCCCTTGCGTGTCTACAGCATGGTGAAATATGCAGCCATAGCTCGGGGAGATGCTGAGATATTTATGAAGTTTGCAAGATCGGGATACAAAGAGAAGATATGGGATCATGCCGCTGGTGTTGTCATCATAGAAGAGGCCGGTGGTGTGGTTACCGATGCTGGAGGACGTCCGTTGGACTTTTCAAAGGGAGTGTACTTAGAAGGTCTTGATCGGGGAATAATTGCTTGCTCTGGGGCCACATTGCATGAGAAAATCATTGGGGCTGTTTATGCTAGTTGGGATTCCTCTAATTTATGA
- the LOC126694926 gene encoding probable disease resistance protein At4g14610: MGMEFLAILAVCSMQKQFLEKVWEKIELLMNIWTFIRECPELLNSLDKKTESLEQKLDTLRSLEEDINTELESAKFLPHKKRKREVEVWLRNVQRKKIDIQSIKKEVGKGKHFLRPWLESHVEKNIKEVEELHEQGKFPQGLLLDAHHTSRDALLTTPLLGGISTKRIMKRIWECFTDVNVSRIGIYGVEGVGKTAILMHIHNQLIESTCPFYHVYWITVSQPLSIFKLQNDIAKEVGLDFLDEKDIRKRAAKLYKALKRRERTVLILDDVWKHFLPEEVGIPNKVNECKLILSTRSVDVCRKMNFCETIKVEPLSDEVAEKLFMEKLGLRKPLAPAIEEIAKLIIRQCGGLPIWIIEMAQRMREVDDISEWRNALTEAREFRRELND, translated from the coding sequence ATGGGGATGGAGTTCTTGGCGATTCTGGCAGTATGTTCTATGCAGAAACAATTCCTAGAGAAAGTATGGGAGAAAATTGAGCTTCTCATGAACATATGGACATTCATTAGGGAGTGTCCTGAATTGTTGAACTCCCTTGATAAAAAAACAGAATCTCTTGAGCAAAAATTGGATACTTTGCGCAGTCTAGAGGAGGATATCAACACAGAATTGGAAAGTGCAAAATTTCTTCCTCATAAAAAGCGGAAGAGAGAAGTTGAAGTTTGGTTGAGAAAtgtacaaagaaagaaaattgacattcaaagcataaaaaaagaagttggaAAAGGAAAGCATTTCTTACGACCGTGGTTGGAAAGTCATGTTGAGAAGAATATTAAAGAAGTAGAAGAGCTTCATGAGCAGGGTAAATTTCCTCAGGGGCTGCTTCTTGATGCACATCATACCAGCAGGGACGCATTACTGACAACACCATTGCTTGGTGGGATTTCaactaaaagaattatgaagAGAATCTGGGAATGCTTTACCGATGTTAATGTGTCAAGAATTGGTATCTATGGAGTGGAGGGAGTTGGAAAAACAGCCATTTTGATGCATATCCATAATCAACTCATAGAAAGTACTTGTCCATTTTATCATGTATATTGGATCACTGTGTCACAACCTCTCAGCATCTTCAAATTGCAAAATGACATTGCAAAAGAAGTAGGACTGGATTTTTTAGATGAGAAAGATATTAGGAAGAGGGCAGCTAAGTTATATAAGGCgttgaaaaggagagaaagaaCTGTCCTCATTTTGGATGATGTTTGGAAACATTTTCTGCCAGAAGAAGTAGGGATTCCGAACAAAGTGAATGAATGCAAGCTGATATTAAGTACTCGATCAGTAGATGTGTGTCGAAAGATGAATTTCTGCGAAACTATCAAGGTGGAACCCCTTTCTGATGAAGTAGCAGAAAAGTTGTTTATGGAAAAGCTAGGCCTCCGCAAACCACTTGCCCCAGCGATTGAAGAAATTGCAAAGCTAATTATCAGACAATGTGGAGGCTTGCCAATTTGGATTATAGAAATGGCACAGAGAATGAGGGAAGTGGATGATATTAGCGAGTGGAGGAATGCTTTGACTGAGGCCAGAGAATTTAGAAGGGAGCTTAATGACTAG